ACCTCAGGACACTCACATGctgcatgccctggctgggggggggagagggagggagaggggtaagCGCCACGATAGCCTGGGGCTCGCAGAAGGGTCTGAAGCCCCCTGAACCTAAAACCAGAGCCACACGCCCTGCCCCTCAGGGCTCACACACTACTACACAAGTGGACACACGTAACACGCACAAGACATGGAGGCAAGACCGAGAGGCAGCGGGCAGGGACGCATCGAAAGGAAAAGGAACTGAAGTTAAGCGGGTGTAGCCAGGAGAGAGACAGTTTTTGGATGCGGCCCCCAAGAGCCCCTTAAATGTCCCCTAAATCTGGGCTGTTGCTGAGAACCCCCAAGTCTCTGCCTGTGGACTGGGCTCTTTGTTCTCTAAGTCCCAGTGAGTGGAAAAAGCAATTCCAGATGTAGTCAGTGAGAAGGCAGGATCCGCTCTGCATGCAAAATCCTAGAGGTTGAGCTATTGTGTCTTCATGCACATTCACAGCCAGCTCCTCTagcccaggagccctgggaacCCCATTCTCCCAGATTCCTAGGGCTGCAGTTCCCTCCTCAAGCTTCCTTTACCAATCAGCAGCCGCAAAGATCTGCGTGAGGGGAGAGGCTTCTGCAGAGCGCCGAATATCTTGGATTTCAGCAGAAGGGGAAATTTTCTGTTGCCAGAACAGAATACCCCAATTCCTTAATTTCTAGGTAAATCGTTAGAGACTATTTGCCATAGTCCCAGCTAAGTTCTTTTTCAGAATAGAAAAAGCAGAGTTTTATTTACACAATTCAGGGGTTCTCCTGTTGGCTgaggagggggaaaaggcagggtAGGGGATGGATGGGAGTCCAGAGATGGGCGCTTCCTCTCCCGGAACCTCACCTTTCCGCAGTTTGCTACGTCTCGCTTGGTTAGGCAGAAAGAATTCTCGGTGCTCCCAAAGTCCTTCACCCTAGAAATCCTTCCTCAAGGAGTCTCTCTCTGCCTGACCCACAGCGCAGCGGCCGGAGGGAAGCGTGCTGCACCGCGCCGTTCAGTCCACTCGCGTCATGCACTCGGAAACCCAAAGCCAGCTCGGGAAAGTAGTGCCCCTCGGGGCCCCTCACAGGGAGGCCTCGCCCTCCAGCTGCAGCAGGGTAATGTCGGGCAGGTCGAGGGGCTCCACAAGTGGCCCGTCCCCCGCAAGGAGACCGGCACAGGGGCTCTCTGAGCCCTCACAGTGACTAGTGGGTGTGGAGGAGCGGGGCATTCCCTTCTCTTCTTCATCGTCGTCCTCCTCGTCCTCAGGATCGCGACCCAGCAAACCGCTGTCCTCGATCCCAGGCGAAGGGGTCTCGGGCTCTTTGGGGGCGCCCGGGAAGCTACCCTTGCCGCGGACCACGCCCAGGCCGCCCTGGCGGGGCGCCGTGGTCATAATCTGGCACATGGAGACAATGGCTCGCTGGTTGGCGCACACGTCGTCGGAGAGCACCTGGATGTGCGAGGCCTGTTCGTCCAGGGCCCCCCGCATGGCCCTCACGTCCTCAAACAGGGCCTGCAGCTGGGCCTTCAGGTGCTCCATTAGTTCCTTCATGCCGCCGTTGTACTCGCCGGAGATCACGTCCCCAACGGCCGGCACGGTGGACACCTCCAGAGGTGCCGGCACGTCGCCGCCGTCCTTGGTCATGATCTCCAGTAGACCGTCCTCCATTGAATGGCAGAAGCGGGCGGTGGCCGCTGTGGGTCCGATCCAGCCCGACTCCCGGaatggaggaggggggagggggagaagtcCCCGGAGCGACAGGGAGGAGCTGAGGTTAGAGGAGGCTTCCGAGAGGGGCGGGGAGCCGACGCGCGGAGAGGAATCTCGGCGGCGGGAGCAGCAGGATCCGGGGAGGCTCGGAAGAGCCTGGGGGACGAGGACCCGAGAGGAGTCCCAGGGCCGGAGTCTCTCCCGCTCACCCCGGGGCGAAGACGCCCTGCCCTGCCTCGCCTCTGGAACTGCGCCCGTGTCAGCGCCGTCCTCTCGGAGCCACGAGCAGCAAGTGCTCGCCGATTCCCTGGGTCACAGAAGCATTTGCGGAGGGGCCCGGGTCGAGACCAAGGCCAGTAGCGGGTAGGGCTCGGGACTCCCCTCGGCGGTTAACTGGCAGCGCCCGCGAGTGTGGTTGGAGCGGCAGGGGCGGGTCTCCCAGCCGCGCCGCGGATGCTCCCCTGTTTCCAAGGCGACGCATGCCACGTAAATGACGTG
This DNA window, taken from Desmodus rotundus isolate HL8 chromosome 3, HLdesRot8A.1, whole genome shotgun sequence, encodes the following:
- the CCDC184 gene encoding coiled-coil domain-containing protein 184 codes for the protein MEDGLLEIMTKDGGDVPAPLEVSTVPAVGDVISGEYNGGMKELMEHLKAQLQALFEDVRAMRGALDEQASHIQVLSDDVCANQRAIVSMCQIMTTAPRQGGLGVVRGKGSFPGAPKEPETPSPGIEDSGLLGRDPEDEEDDDEEEKGMPRSSTPTSHCEGSESPCAGLLAGDGPLVEPLDLPDITLLQLEGEASL